The proteins below come from a single Spiroplasma endosymbiont of Atherix ibis genomic window:
- a CDS encoding DNA translocase FtsK, giving the protein MNNFNGQNNQNDNDRTIAFTIQKKQRKVDSVAWIVGALLLFFLNLISLGRITIIGQFIDDVIFNLPFGWFKYFLYALFFLIDFAIYFGIKFKPKKRFIAMILLTWVVLCWIISSILFIVAYHVNTYQFKVDNIWSKTILKDSINSYISNWKNNSLWGEDNGTIWLAKPNTYFTFWAGGGLIGTILSGIGAYTSIYFGLIISLFFFTLDMIWIFTGDAFFFFKPKSKRVGKRLRILSLKNNKIKIADHNYNSKPKREKIIKGIFNIINVEDDVTFDEREILASVKESDITIEMPSFNRYKEKNIYAEVDNDFYNDDFANIDLERYNLNRNYPEEFAQQPNQGMNRFVDFDLDKRREEAKNRVQSLVKDEPQSYIPRREKDSDYNISMPIESKYGQISTEEARKELAKETNITPFGANGKTQELLKTRNKKDKLSDNLNGQITLEHFINETQKEKEEAKKQVEDYGTYTSPMQENLARNILYSSNGYQSRNNYNQTIEVNKNKAIEKKQYVNTSYQLPSIDILKESITNSKDQEETRMIAKEKAERINETFKQFGVKAAVKHMNIGPSVIKFEIQPEPGTKVNSITSLENDLKLALASQNVRIEAPIQGKAAVGIEVPNEKPEMVPMRGVIENTPIVKMGNKLLFAIGKTVTGELLFGELDKMPHLLVAGSTGSGKSVMINGIISSILMRAKPHEVKFLMIDPKKVEMSVYSTIPHLLAPVISDMNIANSALKKVINEMERRYALFTTHGVKNISGFNAKQNSATNKLPYFVIIIDELADLMMTSNKKDVEDSIMRLTQLSRAAGIHLIVATQRPSTDVITGVIKSNIPVRIAFSVASSIDSRTILDSNGAEKLIGKGDLLYTIPGITSLVRAQGAYISDDEIERLVKHCSSQQQQIFETEFIKQDEEETYSVHLGVGRDSMFDEIKDYVIRTQKASTSLIQRKFNIGYNRAARIIDELEESGIIGPQNGSKPREVYIKNEDMY; this is encoded by the coding sequence ATGAATAATTTCAATGGGCAAAACAATCAAAATGATAATGATCGCACAATAGCTTTTACTATTCAAAAAAAGCAAAGAAAAGTAGATTCAGTAGCTTGAATAGTTGGAGCTTTATTATTATTTTTTTTAAATTTAATATCATTGGGTAGAATTACTATAATTGGTCAATTTATAGATGATGTAATTTTTAATTTACCTTTTGGATGATTTAAGTATTTTTTATATGCTTTATTTTTTCTAATTGATTTTGCAATTTATTTTGGAATTAAATTTAAACCAAAAAAAAGATTTATTGCAATGATTTTATTAACTTGAGTTGTATTGTGTTGAATAATATCATCAATTTTATTCATAGTTGCATATCATGTTAATACATATCAATTTAAAGTTGACAATATTTGATCAAAAACAATATTAAAAGATTCTATAAATTCATATATTTCAAATTGAAAGAATAACTCTTTATGAGGAGAAGATAATGGAACTATTTGATTGGCTAAGCCAAATACATATTTTACTTTTTGAGCAGGGGGAGGATTAATAGGAACAATCCTTTCAGGTATAGGAGCATATACTTCAATTTATTTTGGACTAATTATCTCACTATTTTTCTTTACTTTGGATATGATTTGAATTTTTACAGGAGATGCATTTTTCTTTTTTAAACCGAAATCAAAAAGAGTTGGAAAAAGATTAAGAATTTTATCTTTAAAAAATAATAAAATTAAAATTGCTGATCATAATTATAATTCAAAACCTAAAAGAGAAAAAATAATTAAAGGTATTTTCAATATTATAAATGTTGAAGACGATGTTACTTTTGATGAAAGAGAAATTTTAGCTTCTGTAAAAGAATCAGATATAACTATAGAAATGCCAAGTTTTAATAGATATAAAGAGAAAAATATATATGCAGAAGTTGACAATGATTTTTACAATGATGACTTTGCAAATATAGATTTAGAAAGATATAACTTAAATAGAAATTACCCAGAAGAGTTTGCTCAACAACCAAATCAAGGTATGAATAGATTTGTAGATTTTGATTTGGACAAAAGAAGAGAAGAAGCTAAAAATCGAGTACAATCATTAGTAAAAGATGAACCACAATCTTATATACCTAGAAGAGAAAAAGATTCTGATTACAATATTTCTATGCCTATAGAGTCAAAGTATGGTCAAATTTCAACAGAAGAAGCAAGAAAAGAATTGGCAAAAGAAACTAATATAACACCATTTGGTGCAAATGGAAAAACTCAAGAGCTTTTAAAAACAAGAAATAAAAAAGATAAATTAAGTGATAATTTAAATGGCCAAATTACTTTAGAACATTTTATTAATGAAACTCAAAAAGAAAAAGAAGAAGCAAAAAAACAAGTTGAAGATTATGGAACTTATACTTCACCAATGCAAGAAAATCTTGCAAGAAATATTTTATATTCTTCAAATGGATATCAATCAAGAAATAATTATAATCAAACAATTGAGGTTAATAAAAATAAAGCAATTGAAAAAAAACAATATGTAAATACTTCATATCAATTACCTTCAATTGATATTCTTAAAGAAAGTATTACGAATTCTAAAGATCAAGAAGAAACAAGAATGATTGCTAAAGAAAAAGCTGAAAGAATTAATGAAACATTTAAACAATTTGGTGTAAAAGCAGCTGTAAAACATATGAATATTGGTCCAAGTGTAATAAAATTTGAAATTCAACCAGAACCAGGAACAAAAGTTAATAGTATTACTTCTCTTGAAAATGATTTAAAATTAGCACTTGCAAGTCAAAATGTTAGAATTGAAGCTCCAATTCAAGGAAAAGCTGCAGTTGGTATTGAAGTGCCAAACGAAAAACCAGAAATGGTACCAATGAGAGGTGTTATTGAAAATACACCAATTGTTAAAATGGGCAATAAATTATTATTTGCTATTGGAAAAACTGTTACTGGAGAATTATTATTTGGTGAATTAGATAAAATGCCACATTTACTAGTTGCTGGATCAACTGGAAGTGGTAAGTCAGTTATGATAAATGGAATTATCTCATCTATTTTAATGAGAGCAAAACCTCATGAAGTTAAATTCTTAATGATCGATCCTAAAAAAGTTGAAATGTCAGTATATTCTACAATACCACATTTATTAGCACCTGTTATAAGTGATATGAATATTGCAAACAGTGCACTTAAAAAAGTAATAAATGAAATGGAAAGAAGATATGCATTATTTACAACTCATGGTGTAAAAAATATATCAGGATTTAATGCAAAACAGAATTCTGCAACAAATAAATTGCCTTATTTTGTAATTATTATTGATGAATTAGCTGATTTAATGATGACTTCAAATAAAAAAGATGTTGAAGACTCAATTATGAGACTTACACAATTGTCACGTGCTGCAGGAATTCATTTAATTGTTGCAACTCAAAGACCTTCAACAGATGTTATTACTGGAGTTATTAAATCAAATATTCCTGTAAGAATAGCATTTTCTGTTGCTTCATCAATTGACTCAAGAACTATTCTTGATTCAAATGGAGCAGAAAAATTAATTGGTAAAGGTGATTTATTATATACAATACCTGGAATTACTTCACTTGTAAGAGCACAAGGTGCGTATATTAGTGATGATGAAATTGAACGATTAGTAAAACATTGTTCAAGCCAACAACAACAAATTTTTGAAACAGAGTTTATAAAACAAGATGAAGAAGAAACATATTCAGTTCATTTGGGAGTTGGAAGAGATTCAATGTTTGATGAAATTAAAGATTATGTAATTAGAACTCAAAAAGCATCTACAAGTTTAATTCAAAGAAAATTTAATATAGGTTATAATCGTGCTGCAAGAATAATTGATGAACTTGAAGAGAGCGGAATTATTGGACCACAAAATGGTTCAAAACCAAGAGAAGTTTATATTAAAAATGAAGATATGTATTAA
- the uvrC gene encoding excinuclease ABC subunit UvrC — MENIVKNLPEKPGCYLYKNKDNKIIYVGKAKNLKKRVSSYFNKAHNYKTTKLVRDICDIETIVTENEKESLILEQNLIKKYRPRYNIVLNDDKKYPYIAITKEKDPIYVYTRNYDNKNQIYFGPLPDGTSARNILKTLERIYPLRRCKGNLNKPCIHFHIDHCSGACFKEVDQNYYKNQINNVKNFFNRTNDDFKSKLEEKMFIASNNLQFEEAQRIKNIISHLNFSIIEQFVDFNDNLNRDVFNYYQTEEYVCFIVLFYRSGKLILKDQIIIKNEIEDINSLFENFIMQIYSKNMLPDYIVIPQSLNSSSLKLLFQNKITYPLDDSTLKILELAENNAKEYIRQEELYKKQKSISKEELLNEVQKTLNLPKYPYHIEMFDVANILDEFVTGAMVVFKGGQPSFNDFRKYNIIIDEKGDFQRMQNIIYRRYQKDIASSANLPDLIIMDGGKIQLHAAKSQLELLDLDIPVIGLAKNDKHKTEYILNFNEKEIYLEKTTEVFKFLELIQNRVHNYAISSFRKKHTKSFSKDDLSQIKGVGEKTIQKINQLYPSRMDFYNLNYQDIKKIVKKDHIVLAIKEIKRKIESKK, encoded by the coding sequence ATGGAAAACATAGTAAAAAACTTACCAGAAAAACCTGGTTGTTATTTGTATAAAAATAAAGATAATAAAATAATCTATGTTGGTAAAGCAAAAAATCTCAAAAAAAGAGTCTCAAGTTATTTTAATAAAGCTCATAATTATAAAACTACTAAATTAGTAAGAGATATATGTGATATTGAAACTATAGTTACAGAAAATGAAAAAGAGTCATTAATTCTAGAACAAAATTTAATAAAAAAATATAGACCAAGATATAATATTGTATTAAATGATGACAAAAAATATCCTTATATTGCAATAACAAAAGAAAAAGATCCTATATATGTTTATACAAGAAATTATGACAATAAAAATCAAATATATTTTGGACCACTTCCTGATGGAACTAGTGCTAGAAATATTTTAAAAACATTAGAAAGAATCTATCCTTTAAGAAGATGTAAAGGTAATTTAAATAAACCCTGTATTCATTTTCATATTGATCATTGTTCAGGGGCTTGTTTTAAAGAAGTGGATCAAAATTATTATAAAAATCAAATAAATAATGTAAAGAATTTTTTTAATAGAACAAATGATGATTTTAAAAGTAAATTAGAAGAAAAAATGTTTATTGCATCTAATAATTTACAATTTGAAGAAGCACAAAGAATTAAAAATATTATATCTCACTTAAATTTCTCAATTATTGAACAGTTTGTTGATTTTAATGATAATTTGAATAGAGATGTATTTAATTATTATCAAACAGAAGAGTACGTTTGTTTTATAGTTTTGTTTTATAGAAGTGGAAAATTAATATTAAAGGATCAAATAATAATTAAAAATGAAATAGAAGATATAAACTCATTATTTGAAAATTTTATTATGCAAATATATTCAAAGAATATGCTTCCTGACTATATTGTTATTCCACAATCTTTAAATAGTAGTAGTTTAAAATTATTATTTCAAAATAAAATAACATATCCTTTAGACGATTCAACATTAAAAATTTTGGAATTAGCAGAAAATAATGCAAAAGAATATATAAGACAAGAAGAACTTTATAAAAAGCAAAAATCAATTAGTAAAGAAGAACTTTTAAATGAAGTTCAAAAAACATTAAATTTACCAAAATATCCTTATCATATAGAAATGTTTGATGTTGCAAATATTTTAGATGAATTTGTAACAGGAGCAATGGTTGTCTTTAAAGGAGGTCAACCAAGTTTTAATGATTTTAGAAAATATAACATAATAATTGATGAAAAAGGTGATTTTCAAAGAATGCAAAATATTATTTATAGAAGATATCAAAAAGATATTGCAAGTAGTGCAAATTTACCAGATTTAATAATAATGGATGGGGGTAAAATTCAATTACATGCTGCTAAATCTCAATTAGAACTTTTAGATTTAGATATTCCAGTTATTGGACTTGCAAAAAATGATAAGCATAAAACAGAATATATTTTGAATTTTAATGAAAAAGAAATATATTTAGAAAAAACAACTGAGGTTTTTAAATTTTTAGAGTTGATTCAAAATAGAGTTCATAATTATGCAATATCTAGTTTTAGAAAAAAACATACAAAGTCTTTCTCAAAAGATGATTTATCACAAATAAAAGGTGTTGGAGAAAAAACAATTCAAAAAATAAATCAACTTTATCCTTCAAGAATGGATTTTTATAATTTAAATTATCAGGATATAAAAAAAATAGTTAAGAAAGATCATATAGTATTAGCTATTAAGGAAATAAAAAGAAAAATAGAAAGTAAAAAATAA
- the greA gene encoding transcription elongation factor GreA, producing the protein MTDKDIILTAEGLEELKDELAHLINNVRPQVIEELVEARAQGDLSENADYDAARNRQAEVEARIKEVEAMLSKAKIIEDTNSKNKEVKIGSQVIFTNQKTKKEMKVKIVGAIEADPFENKISNESPLAKAMMSKVVGDSVEVRELKEPYKITINDIK; encoded by the coding sequence ATGACAGATAAAGATATTATTTTAACTGCAGAAGGTTTAGAAGAATTAAAAGATGAGTTAGCACATTTAATTAATAATGTTCGTCCACAAGTTATTGAAGAATTGGTTGAAGCTCGTGCGCAAGGAGATTTATCAGAAAATGCAGATTATGATGCAGCAAGAAATAGACAAGCAGAAGTAGAAGCAAGAATTAAAGAAGTAGAAGCAATGCTGTCTAAAGCAAAAATTATTGAAGATACTAATTCAAAAAATAAAGAAGTTAAAATTGGAAGTCAAGTAATTTTTACAAATCAAAAAACTAAAAAAGAAATGAAAGTAAAAATTGTTGGAGCTATTGAAGCTGATCCATTTGAAAATAAAATTTCAAATGAATCACCATTAGCAAAAGCTATGATGAGTAAAGTAGTTGGAGATTCAGTTGAAGTTAGAGAACTTAAAGAACCTTACAAAATAACAATTAATGATATTAAATAA
- the rsmI gene encoding 16S rRNA (cytidine(1402)-2'-O)-methyltransferase, whose protein sequence is MIKVQSTFKNNLPTIYLVGTPIGNLDDISKRVIEVFQKADVIYCEDTRVSFKLFDKLNINKKLKSLHKFNEYLISESFIEDINKHKNIVIISDSGVPCISDPGAIIISKVLESNILVNITSVNCGPAYIHALASSGFVSRKNLFLGFLDKKNIEKEFYEILNKHKNNEVIISFYESVHRIQSTINQLSLILNKNTKLLLARELTKINEEFLRGTIAEICDYINNNQLTLKGEFCVVIDSNYNLEQEIKIDIEKILIEVENLIKENVSKKDAIKTISKKYNIKKNELTKFFYK, encoded by the coding sequence ATGATAAAAGTTCAAAGTACATTTAAAAATAATTTACCAACAATTTATCTAGTTGGAACTCCAATTGGTAATTTAGATGATATCTCTAAAAGAGTTATAGAAGTTTTTCAAAAAGCTGATGTTATTTATTGTGAAGACACTAGAGTAAGCTTTAAATTATTTGACAAGTTAAATATAAACAAAAAGCTTAAATCTTTACATAAATTTAATGAATATTTAATTAGTGAAAGTTTTATTGAAGATATTAACAAACATAAAAATATAGTAATTATAAGTGATTCTGGAGTTCCTTGTATAAGTGATCCAGGAGCAATAATTATAAGTAAAGTTTTAGAAAGTAACATTTTAGTCAATATTACTTCAGTTAATTGTGGTCCTGCATATATTCATGCACTTGCTTCAAGTGGTTTTGTTTCTAGAAAAAATTTATTTTTAGGTTTTTTGGATAAAAAAAATATTGAAAAAGAATTTTATGAAATTCTTAATAAACATAAAAATAATGAAGTTATTATAAGTTTTTATGAATCTGTTCATAGAATTCAATCAACTATAAATCAATTATCTTTAATCTTAAATAAAAATACAAAATTATTACTTGCTAGAGAATTAACTAAAATAAATGAAGAATTTTTAAGAGGCACAATAGCTGAAATTTGTGATTATATAAATAACAATCAATTAACTCTTAAAGGAGAATTTTGTGTAGTTATAGATTCTAACTATAATTTAGAACAAGAAATAAAAATTGATATAGAAAAAATATTAATTGAAGTAGAAAATTTAATAAAAGAAAATGTAAGTAAAAAAGATGCAATAAAAACTATTTCAAAAAAATATAATATTAAAAAAAATGAATTAACTAAATTTTTTTATAAATAA